TCCTGCGGGATCGGCTCTTTCACCTTGAGAATCAGGTCGGACTCGGCCCATACCTCGTCCGCGGTGGAGACCACTTGCGCGCCTGCGGCTTTGACGTCGGAGTCGGTGATCGCCGACCCGTCACCGGCGCCGGCCTGGAACAGCACGTCATGGCCGCGACGAGTCAACTCGGCGACCCCGGACGGGGTGATCGCCACGCGGTATTCGTTGTTCTTGACTTCGGTTGGGATGCCAACACGCATACCGTCAATTGTGAAGAAACTTCGTGTTTGGCGCAAAGATGCCGAAGGCATAGCGCTACATTCATAGAATGTACGAAGAAAGTGCAGTCTCACCCGGCCGGGGAATGTCGCTGCCGAAGGATCTTCGGCCGCCGCAATTGGACCAGGTTGATCGCAGAATCCTGAGTCTGCTGCATGCCGACGCGCGCATGACCAACAGCGCTCTGGCCGAGGAACTCGACATCGCCGCGTCGACCTGTCACGGCCGGGTCCGTCGACTACTCGAGATGGGCGTCATCCGGGGCTTCTATGCCGACATCGATCCCGCTGCGGTCGGATTACCGCTGCAGGCAATGATTTCGGTCAGTTTGCAATCGCACGCCCGCGGCCAGATTCGCGACTTCATTCAGCAGATTCGGCTTCGGCCCCAGGTGATGGACGTCTACTTCCTGGCCGGCACCGAGGACTTCATCCTGCATGTCGCCGCGCGCGACACCGAGGACCTGCGCTCCTTCGTGGTGGAGAACCTCAACGCCGACGCCGACGTTGCGGGCACCCAGACCTCGCTGATCTTCGAGCATCTGCGCGGGGCCGCGCCCGTCTGACCGCGGTGCATTCCCGATACCAGCGGTACCGGGTATGCTGCTGCAAATGTTCACGGTCAACGACGAGGCTGTCGGTCCGCACCTGCCGGGGAGCGGCACGCTGGCCGATCACGAGCGTTTGGTCCTGGAGGCGCGCGACGTCGCCTTCGACTGGGCGAATCTGCCGTTTCACTACGTGCCCGGCGAAGCGTTCACGACCCACATGCTCAACGTGCTGCACCTGCTGCTGCCGGCCGGCGAGGAGTTCTTCGTCGATCTGTTCAAGCAGGCCCTCCCGCTGATCAAGGACGACGAGCTGCGTCTCGACGTGCAGGGGTTCATCGGGCAGGAGGCCATGCACGCGCAGGCCCACACCGGAGTGCAGGAGTATTTCGCCGCCAACCAGGTCGACGTGACGCCCTTCACCAACCAGATCTCCTGGCTGTTCGCCAAGCTACTGGGGGATCGGCCGGGTTGGAGCGAGCGGCGCCAACGCAGTTGGTTGCTCGAACGGGTCGCGCTCGTTTCGGCGATCGAGCACTACACCGCGATCCTGGGCGAGTGGATTCTCGACACCCCCGAGCTGGATGCGATCGGCACCGACCCGGTGATGCTGGACATGCTGCGCTGGCACGGCGCCGAGGAAGTCGAGCACAAGGCCGTCGCGTTCGACCTGATGAAACATTTGCGGGCGGGCTACCTGCGCCAGGTTCGCACGCAGCTGATCGTGACGCCGATGATCTTCCAGGTGTGGGTGCGCGGGGTGCGTTTCATGTACTCGATCGACCCGCAGGTACCGCCGGGCACCAAGGCGCGCTGGCGCGACTACTACAAGGCCGCGCGGCGCGGACTGATGCCGGGACCGATGCGATTCGTCCGTGTCATCGCCGCCTACTACCTGCCCCGCTTCCACCCGTCGCAACTGGGCGGTGTCGAGAAAGCGGTTGACTACCTGGCGATCTCGCCCGCCGCCCGCGCCTCGCACTGAGTCGAGAGGATCCCATGACCACCGCTTCGACCAGTCATTCCCACGTGCCGACCCACAGCACCGTGACCGCCTCGGACGGCGTGACGCTGGCTGTGCACGCCTACACCGACATCGACCCGCAGCGGCCGACCGTGCTGGCCGTGCACGGTTGGCCGGACAACCACCATTTGTGGGACGGCGTCGCCGAGCAACTCGGTGGCCGCTACAACGTCGTCGCCTACGACGTGCGAGGAGCCGGGGAATCGTCGCGCCCGGCGAAGAAATCCGATTACCGCTTCGCCCAACTGGTTTCGGACCTCGGCGCTGTCATCGACAGCCTAGGCGTCGGGCGGGTCCATCTGCTGGCGCACGACTGGGGCTCGATCCAGAGCTGGGCGGCGGTCACCGATGACACGGTGATGAGCAAGATCGCCTCGTTCACCTCGATCTCCGGGCCGCACCTGCGTTACGCGGGCAAATTCCTGCGCTCGGCCCGCGGCCCGCGCGGTCTGGTCGACGTGACCCGGCAGCTGTTCGGCTCGGGCTACATCTGGTTCTTCCTCACCCCGGGTCTGCCGGAACTGTTGATCCGCGCCCGGGTGGGCGTGAAAATGGTTGAGGCTTTTGGCCGTATCGGCAATTCCAGCACCCAGTCTCGCGGCGGTGACCCGGTGCGGTCGCGCGGCGACTACGTCAACGGGCTCAACCTGTATCGCGCCAACATGCCCGGCCCGTTCCTGGCGTCCGGCACGCGGCTGCCGCACACCGATGTTCCGGTCCAGGTGCTGGTACCGCGGAAGGACATGTTCGTCACGCCCGCGCTGCAGCGATACACCGGCTCAATCCCTTTGGGCAGCAGAGTCGTTGCGATCGAAGGCGGCCACTGGGTGGTCACCGCGCGGCCCGACGTGATCGCACGTTTGGCCGGCGAGTGGATCGACAGGCACGTCGACGGTGCCGCGTTGACGACGGCCGGCGCCGTGCACACCGGTCGCCGGGACGTCCGGGGCAAGCTGGCCCTGATCACCGGGGCGGGCGCTGGCATCGGCCGCGCGACCGCGCTCGAGCTGGCCCGTCAGGGGGCCGACACCGTCGTGATCGTCGACCGAGACCTGGCCGCCGCGCAGGAGACCGCCGCCGCGGTCCGCGAAGTCGGTGCCGACGCCGCCGCCTACCAGGCCGACGTCAGCGACGCTACGGCGATCAATGCGCTTGCCGCACAGGTCAACAACGACCACGGCGTGGTCGACATCCTGGTGAACAACGCCGGGATCGGGATGGCCGGCCGATTTCTCGAGACCACCCCGGCGCACTGGGACAACATCCTGGACGTCAACCTGCACGGCGTGCTCAACGGCAGCCGGGCGTTCGCGAGGCAGATGGTCGACCGCGGCCAGGGCGGCACCATCATCAACGTCTCGTCCGCGGCGGCATTTCTGCCATCGAAGTCGATGATCGCTTACGGCACAACGAAAGCCGCGGTGCTGGCGTTCAGCGAATCGCTGCGGGCCGACCTGGCCGACGACGGCATCACCGTCACCGCGGTGTGCCCCGGATTCGTCAACACCAACATCGCGAAGAACACCGTCTACGCCGGCATGACGGCCGAGCAGCAGGACACCGCCCGGCACAAGGCCGACGTCGTGTACCGCCGCCGCAACTACACGCCGGAAGCCACCGCCAAGGCGATTGTCAAGGCTGTCAAGAGCGGCACCCCGGTGGTGCCGATCGCCGCCGAGTCGCGGGTCGGCTACGCGCTGCGGCGTATCAGCCCCGCGTTGATCCGCCTGCTGGCCCGCTACGACATTCGCCCCTGAGACACGGAGATTATTGTGTCGCAGAGTATTTGGTCGACTAGGCCAGCGGACATCTACGGTCGACGTAAACACGACCGGCTGTACACCGCGGTCTGGGGTCTGGTCGCGGTGCTGAACAGCTTCTCGCTGACGAGCCGGTGGAAGCCGTCCCGCGTGGTGGCGGTCGCACGCACGCACACCGCGGTGATCACCAAACGCGAACGGCTCGGCCCGGACGTGGTCGCGCTGACCTTCGCCGACCCCGCCGGCGGGCTGCTTCCGTCGTGGACGCCGGGCAGTCACATCGACGTGCAGCTGCCGTCCGGCCGACGCCGCCAGTACTCGCTGTGCGGGCCGCCCGGTCGGCGCATCGACTACCGAATTGCGGTGCGCCGCATCGCCGATGGTGGCGGTGGCTCGATTGAAATGCACGATGCTTATTCGGTCGGCGATCCGTTGGTGTTCGAAGGTCCTCGCAATGCCTTCTACCTCGGCGGTGACGAGCGCGACGTGCTGTTCGTCATCGGGGGGATCGGGGTGACGCCCATCCTGTCGATGATGCGCGCCGCGCAAGCGCGCGGAATGAATTGGCGCGCAATCTATGCCGGTCGAAGCCGCGATTACATGCCGCTGCTGGACGAGGTGCTGGCCGTCGATGCCGACCGCGTCGCCGTATGGGCCGACGATGAGCGCGGCCGCATCGCCACGGCGGACGATCTGCTGACCGAGGCCGGGCCGACCACCGCGGTATACGTTTGCGGTCCGACCGGCATGCTCGAGGCGGTGCGCACGGCCCGCGCCGAACAGGTCAACGCGCCCCTGCACTACGAACGGTTCAGTCCACCGCCCGTGGTCGACGGGGTCCCGTTCGAGCTCGAGCTCGCGCGTTCAGGGCGAATTCTCGACATCCCCGCGAACCGTTCGGCGCTCGACGTCATGCTCGACCACAATCCGACCGCGGCGCATTCCTGCCGGCAGGGCTTCTGCGGTACCTGCAGGGTGGCGGTGCTCGGCGGACACGTCGATCACCGCGGTCGCACCGCCGAAGGCGACGGCGACATGTTGGTGTGTGTCTCGCGAGCCAACGGTGGTCGGGTGGTGATCGACGCCTAAGGCGCCGGCGCGAGGTGGATCTTGTTGGTCTCGCGATATCCGGCCGCGTTGCCGCAGGCGTCCACCTTGTTGGTGATCTCGACGGTGCCGTCCAAGGTGTGCGCGTCCCACGCATAGTGGAAGCCGATGGCGTCGGGCGTGTCGCCACCCTGTTCGCAGGACACCCCGCCCTTGCCGTCCAGCGTCCACTGGCCGTTCGCGAGCTTCGCCTGGCCCAGGTGCTGGATCGAGGCGCAGCCGTCGCCGCACGAGCTGACGTACCAGTCGCTGGGCGGGTCCTGGTGGCCGTCGGGGTAGGTCTCGGTCTCGATGTAGTGGCCCTCGAACGGGTCCGCTGAGGACGTCGGAGCCGTGAATACCAGTGCGAGACCGGCCAACAGCGCGCCGGCGGCAGCGCCGCGAGTGATCGTCATGATCCGGTTCCCTTCGTCAAGCTGGTCAGTGCGTCCGTTGGTGGGTATCACAGGAGCTTCGGCCTTCGTCGGTCTTTGGGGATTCTGCTCGATGAACGCGCGGTGACAACTGCGCGGGTCGAGGTGTTCAGCACCGAACGACTCGTTCCGGATGGTGGTAGTCGTTCACGCGCTTCTGGCCGTGATCGAGGCGCGGCGGCGGAATCCACTGCGTACGGCCGTCACCGAGTGTGACTGTCCGCCAGCCCTTGTCGACCAGTCGATGATGCGGCTTGCAGGCCAGCGTGAGCCGATCGATGTCCGTCCGGCCGCCGCGCGCCCACTCGTCGCCGTGGTGCACCTCAGCCCAGTAGGCGGGTACATCGCAGCCGGGCGCGGTGCAGCCGCGATCCTTGGCGTACAGGACAAGTCGCTGGTCTGCCGACGCTATTCGCCGGGCCCGGCCCAGGTAAAGCGGCCGCTCTTGGTGATCGTCGAAGACCGCGAGGTAATGGTATGCGCTGCTGGCCATCCGGATGAGATCACGCATCGGCAGCAGCGTTCCGCTCGCGGTGACGGCTTGGCCGGCCCCGGCGGTGAGTTCCCGCAGAGTGGTCGTAACCACAACGGTGACCGGTAATCCGTTGTGTGCGCCGAGCTTCGGATCGCCCAGTTGACCGCGCACCAGCGCGTTGAGCGCGTCGTGTTGTCGCTGGGCGTGGGTGCGAAGATCGGGTTCATCTGTGGCGCTAATGGTTTCGGCACCAGGCGCCGCAAAACGTGCCATCCACGCGTCGAGATTGGCACGCAGCTCCGGCGACGCGACCAGCTTCCCGATGCTCATGCCATCCGAGCGCTGCGGCGACCAGGTGAACCCGCGTTGGCGCGCCCGGTCGACATCGGAGAATTTGCCGTCGGGATTGACCTGCGCCGCGCAACGATGCGCCACCTTCTCCAGCTGGTCGGGCCGCAGCGCGGTCGCCTGCTCAGCCAGGAATCGCTCGGCCTGCTCGACTGTCGCGACCGGGATGTCCGACGGCAGGTCGCGCACGAACGTCTGGATCACCTTCAGGTGCTGCGGGTCGAGCAGCCCCTCGCGCCATACCTCCGCGGTCGCGGGTAGTTCGGGCGGCAGGACCTCCCCGGTGATGGTGACGCGCGGCGTCAGCTGTTGGGCGTCACGCAGGCGGCGGCGAACGTCGGCGCAGCTGATCCGCAGCCAGTCCGCGATGGCCTGGTGAACCGGGCCGCCGACCTCGGCGGGGTCCGCGTGGGCCAGGCCGGCGATCACGTCGTGCCCGGGGACCGCGAGCCGGCGGCGGGCCGTCTCGAGACGTTCCAGGGCGCGCAGGCGGGCGACAGGGTCGTCGCCGCCGAAGTCCAGATCGACGACGCCCGCCACGGCCGCGTCGAGGGCGTCGAGCGCGAGCGATATCGAATGCATGTTCGAAAGATTACGTGTGACGATCCGTAGGACACCCCGATGCGGTCCGCCCGCTGGGCGAGTTGTGGATAAAGGCGCAACTGTGGACAAACTCGGCACGCTCTAGGGTGAAGCCATGCGGGTAGCGGTGCTGGGGTCCAAGGGCAAGGTCGGCACGACGATGGTCCAGGCGGTGCAGGCCGCCGAGGATCTGACGCTGTCCGCCGAAGTCGACGCCGGCGACGCGCTGAGCCTGTTGACCGACAACAAGACCGAGGTCGTCATCGACTTCACCCATCCCGACGTCGTCATGAAGAACCTCGAGTTCCTGATCGACAACGGCATTCACGCGGTGGTGGGAACCACTGGCTTCACCGACGAGCGGTTGCGGCAGGTGCAGACCTGGCTGGCCGCCAAGCCGGGTGTCTCGGTGCTGATCGCGCCGAACTTCGCCATCGGCGCGGTGCTGTCCATGCACTTCGCCAAGCAGGCCGCGCCGTTCTTCGAGTCGGTCGAGGTGATCGAGTTGCATCACCCACAGAAGGCCGATGCGCCGTCGGGTACCGCTGGGCGGACCGCCGCGCTGATCGCGGAAGCGCGAAAGGGGTTGCCGCCCAACCCCGATGCCACCAGCACCGGCCTGCCCGGCGCTCGCGGCGCCGACGTCGACGGCGTGCCGGTGCACTCGGTGCGGCTGGCCGGCCTGGTCGCTCATCAGGAAGTGTTGTTCGGCACGCTGGGGGAGACTTTGACGATCCGGCACGACAGCATCGACCGGACGTCGTTCGTGCCCGGCGTGCTGCTGGCCGTCCGCAGGGTCGCCGAACATCCCGGTCTGACAATAGGAATCGAAGCGCTGCTGAACCTGTAATGACCTCGATGCGACGCGGTGTGCCCGTCCAGCTGATGATCGCGCTGATGAGCGCGGCACTGCTGGTGTACATCGTGCTGCTGGGTAGGACCGCGGTGTTGATGATCGGTTCCGGGCGCGGCGTCGCCGTGGCACTGGGTGGTGCGCTGCTGGTCCTGCCCGTGATCGGCGGGTGGGCGATGATCGCCACTCTGCGTGCGGGTTTCGCGCATCAGAAGCTGGCCCGGCTGGCCGCCGACGACGGGATGGACCTCGACGTGAGCGCCCTGCCGCGCCGACCCTCGGGACGCATCGAGCGCGACGCCGCGGACGCGTTGTTCGCCGATGTGCGTACGGAATTGGAAGCCGACCCCGACAACTGGCGGCGGTGGTATCGGCTGGCGCGCGCCTACGACTACGCGGGCGATCGAGGCCGCGCCCGCGAGGCCATGAAGACGGCCGTCGAGTTGCAGGGGCGCGAATGAGCAAGACGCTGTTGATCATTCACCACACGCCGTCGCCGGCTACCCGCGAACTCCTCGAAGCGGTGCTGTCCGGCGCGAACGATCCCGACATCGACGGCGTGAGCGTCGTTACCCGGCCCGCGCTCGCGGCGACGGTACCTGATCTGCTCGACGCCGACGGCTATCTGTTCGGCACCCCGGCCAACCTCGGCTACATGTCCGGGGCGCTCAAGCACTATTTGGCGCGATACCGGCTTAGTACGTTGTCAGCGCGTTGACACATCGCTGGACCTCCGATGCGGAGATAGAGGTGTCACAGCAACAAGCGCGCGACACCAACGTGGGCAAGCGCCATCACTACGTTCCGCAGATGTACTTGCGTCGCTGGGCGGGGCCAGACGGTCGGGTTCGACTAACGAAGATGGCCACAGGTGCCGTGCACGACCAGTCACCCGACGAGGTCGCGAATCAGCCCAACCTATACACAATCGCGGCGCCGGACCTCGAAACCGACTACCCGACTCGTTGGCTAGAGAAGCACATGTCGCGCATCGAGAGTGATGCCGCAGGCTGGCTGCAGGCGCTCGACGGGCTCCCAGCCGGTCGGATTGACAATTGGCACTTGACTGACGACCTGGCGGTGTACGTGGCTTTGCAGGATCAACGGACGCTCCGAAAGCGTAGCCAGGATCTGCGAATCGAGGATGCCCTGAACCGCTTCGGCCGAGCGGAGGTGCTCAGTCCGCTTCTTCCGTTCGTGTGTCGGCTCTACCAGATTCCTTACACCCCAAGGCGGCACGGCGCTCTGCTCCAGCAGTTCCTCGCTCAACCCCTCATCAGTGAGGACAGGAAGGCGAGAGCAATCGAGAGTGCCGTTGGCGTGTGGAGGAACCAGGCGGTCCCGCACTTCGCCAAAGACAGACGGTGGTGGCTCATCGACAGTGCTTCGCCGTTGATCACGTGCGACGAGCCTGTGGTTTACCTCGGCGGGACGGCACGGCCTCGTTGGAAGCAGGGCAGCTGGATCACGTCGCCGATCATGCTGTTTCCGGTCGGCCCGCATCGTCTGATCGCGATGACGTTCGCCCGTGAGAATCTCTCTGCCCCCTACGAATTGAACGCCTCGGAGTCGGAAGCGGTGAACTTCGAGATCGCGGCAGCATCGGATGCCTTCTGCTTCGAGCAGCCGACCACAACGATCGCCAGCTCGCTTAACCTGCCGCCGTGGCCGGAGCCAGACCCGGCTTCAGCGGCGACGTTCATAGAGGCTGTGATGGCACCAAGCCGGTGGAAAGCGGGGGAGGGACCGCCTTGGGCTATTGCTCGGTGGTACTGATTGACCGACTAGGAAGGTCTCGCCGATGTCGCGCCTGCTGATCGTCCACCACACGCCGTCGCCGCACTGCCAGGAGATGTTCGAGGCCGTGGTCGCAGGGACCACCGACCCCGACATCGAGGGCGTGGAGGTGGTCCGCCGACCGGCGCTCATGGTGTCGCCCGTCGAAATGCTGGAGGCCGACGGCTACCTGCTGGGGTCGCCGGTCAACCTCGGCTATATCAGCGGCGCTCTCAAGCTGGCGTTCGATCAGTCGTACTACCAGCTGCTCGATTCGACCCGTGGCCGACCGTTCGGGCTGTGGCTCCACGGCAACGAGGGCACCGAGGGAGCCGAGCGTGCCATCGACGGGATCACCGCAGGGCTCGGATGGGTCAAGGCGACCGATCACGTCGTTGTGTCGGGGAAGCCGACCAAGGCCGATGTCGAGGCGTGCTGGAACCTCGGGGCGACGGTCGCCGCGACGCTGATGAGCGAGTTGTAACGAACGGCATGAGCACCCGGCGCGACATGCACATCGTCAGGTACATCACAACGAGCGCCAGCGTCGCTACCATCCGCGTGTGAACCACGGCACTGCGCGACGGCGGCGGGATGACCGTGGGTGATCGATGGCCGTCGATGCGAGGCCGGAAGCTGGCGAAGATAATCGAGAAGCACTGTGGATATCTTCGTAGTTCCGGCGGTCACCGCCGGTATCGAGGAAGGCACAAAGAGTTCACGTTCGCATACCATGACGGAGACGACATAACGGGAAATATGGTTCGGCGTGTCTTGATCGAAGATGTCGGCCTATCCGAGTCCGAGGCACGTAAGGAGGTGAGTTGATGACAGAGCCTGCGCAAATCGTCATCTATCGCCTCGACGCAGCGCATGATCCGGCGTGGCAGTTCTACTCGATGCCCGAAAGCATCGTCGGTGGGGGCAAGACGCTCGATGACGTACGCGCCGCATACCGCGATGCGCTGGCGTTCTCGCTAGACAGCCCTGCTCTGCCCGAGGTTCGCGAGTACATAGAAGGGGAGATTGGAAGCCTCGGTATTTGGCTCCGCCTTCCGATTGACCACCCGAATGTTGACGGCGTTTTCGAACAGGTGGGTCGCCAGATCAGCGCGTATCCCGAGGACCGTGATTGGTTTTTTGCCAATACGACGGCAGGGGGTGATCCGGTGATCGTCACTCCCCCTGCCGACGCGCCATTGAGCAGCATCCTGGACCAGATGACGATTTACGACACGCTCATCCTGATCATGCTCCGTCGCGCGAAAGGGACGGTGCAGAACGTGTTTCTGTCGCTCGCGGGAGCGGAGACCGTTGACGGGATGGACGAACCCCCGACCAGTTTTGCGTCGATGGGCCTGACACCCGACTCGCCGTTGCGTGATCTACTCGCAGCCGCCCTGAAGCATCACGTCAACAAGATCAGCGCACTCGCTCTCTGCTAGGTGGTTCGCCCGCGGATGGCGTCGCTCAGTTGTCGGCACCCGTTCCTAGACTCCGGCATATGGGCAAGTACCGAGGTGGATCGAAGCCGTGGGAGAAGGACGACCCGAAGGGCCGTCGGTTGGACCCCGGTCAATATCCGGAGCTGAACGCCGTGTTCTACACCGCAGACCCGGCCGAGTTCATCAGGATGCGGATCGAGGCGCTGTCGCTGATGGCATGCACCGACGAACAACTCGGGCCTCTGTTCGGCGCGAACCGGATCGTAGGAGCGGCCCACTTCGGTTCAATGCCGCCGCCGTCACCGGACGCCCGCCAGCGGTACATCCGCATGGAGGCGGTGATGATCGCCAACCACGCCTCCGAAACGTTGCTGCGTATGTTTTTCGCCCACGTCGAGCACCCCGAGTGTCCCTGGCTGGGCATGTCAGCCTCGACCCACTTCGGCGAATACAAGAACAAGGTGGCCACAGTGCTGAACAGCGGGTTCGACCGCGAGGCCATCGCCACGGTGTTCCTGGGCGGCGTCAGCCGGGTCGATGCCGTGGTTCAGCTCACCGACGCCGAGTTCGAAGACGCCATCGACGGGCTGCAACTGCTCCTGATCGACTGCGCGAATCGAGTGCTTGATGACGCTTTCGTCTACAACGCCGTCAAGCACGGCGTGAGCGCCGTGGCCGTCGATGACGACGAGGCCAAGATGACCTGGCAGCCGCTGAATGGTGAACCGGTGATCATGCATGAAGGCCCTACCCACGTCTACCTCCACAAGGCGGCATCGCACGACGCTCCGAAGACCGAAGCTCACTGGTGGCTCACGATGGAGGACTCGAATCCTGGGCGAGAGCTCTCGGTCTCGGTGCTGATCACCAGGGCGCTTGGCTCGCTCTGGGACGTCGCCCGCCGCCGCTACCTCGGCGAGAGCGGCACGATCAACTACGTGAGCAACGGGGCCGTCGGGATGACGGTCTATGGCATAACTATGGGGGCGATGAACCGTCTTAAACGGGCGGTGCACGAACTGATCAAAGTCAGACCGGACGGCAATGTGGATAGCACGCAGCACCGCGTCGTGCGTTATGACATCCCTCGGGAGTGGTCGCTAGCTGGTGCTGCTGCCACGGCCGAGGAACGAACTGTCGCGCTACCGGCCAGGGAGCGCGATCGACATCTCTACTCGACCGGCGAGCTGTCCTACCTGCCGATCACTCCGCGCGGCTTCCAGCGGGGGTGACTCGCGCTGAGGCGCTCACGTTGCTGAGGGGGCGACGTCTCACGCTCGCTACCCGCCGATGCGGCGGCGCATCCACTGCGGTGGCATCTGCTGGCCCTGCCGGGCGCGGCGTTCGGCGTCGAACGCACTCGAGATGTGAACGAAACCCGCGCCGTGGCCGAGCACGTCGTAGGCGACGGTCGCCGCCGCCAGCGCATCGGGCTGGTGCTGCCCCGACTGCCACGCCGTGGCCTGGGCCTCGAACGCGGGGAGGTGACCCGCCACCCGGCAGGTGCCGACCTCCAAGGCAAATAAACACTTCTTCGACACCGTGTACTACCCGGGCCTGGACCATGTCGCGGGCCGGCCTTATGGCCTGTGGGTGCACGGCAACAACGACACCGTCGGCGCGGTGTCCTCGGTGGACAAGGTCGTCACGGGGCTGGCACTCGCCAAAGCCGCTGACGCACTGGAGATTACCGGCGAGG
The sequence above is a segment of the Candidatus Mycobacterium wuenschmannii genome. Coding sequences within it:
- a CDS encoding flavodoxin family protein; the encoded protein is MSRLLIVHHTPSPHCQEMFEAVVAGTTDPDIEGVEVVRRPALMVSPVEMLEADGYLLGSPVNLGYISGALKLAFDQSYYQLLDSTRGRPFGLWLHGNEGTEGAERAIDGITAGLGWVKATDHVVVSGKPTKADVEACWNLGATVAATLMSEL
- the dapB gene encoding 4-hydroxy-tetrahydrodipicolinate reductase, translating into MRVAVLGSKGKVGTTMVQAVQAAEDLTLSAEVDAGDALSLLTDNKTEVVIDFTHPDVVMKNLEFLIDNGIHAVVGTTGFTDERLRQVQTWLAAKPGVSVLIAPNFAIGAVLSMHFAKQAAPFFESVEVIELHHPQKADAPSGTAGRTAALIAEARKGLPPNPDATSTGLPGARGADVDGVPVHSVRLAGLVAHQEVLFGTLGETLTIRHDSIDRTSFVPGVLLAVRRVAEHPGLTIGIEALLNL
- a CDS encoding DUF4238 domain-containing protein; its protein translation is MSQQQARDTNVGKRHHYVPQMYLRRWAGPDGRVRLTKMATGAVHDQSPDEVANQPNLYTIAAPDLETDYPTRWLEKHMSRIESDAAGWLQALDGLPAGRIDNWHLTDDLAVYVALQDQRTLRKRSQDLRIEDALNRFGRAEVLSPLLPFVCRLYQIPYTPRRHGALLQQFLAQPLISEDRKARAIESAVGVWRNQAVPHFAKDRRWWLIDSASPLITCDEPVVYLGGTARPRWKQGSWITSPIMLFPVGPHRLIAMTFARENLSAPYELNASESEAVNFEIAAASDAFCFEQPTTTIASSLNLPPWPEPDPASAATFIEAVMAPSRWKAGEGPPWAIARWY
- a CDS encoding metal-dependent hydrolase, with product MFTVNDEAVGPHLPGSGTLADHERLVLEARDVAFDWANLPFHYVPGEAFTTHMLNVLHLLLPAGEEFFVDLFKQALPLIKDDELRLDVQGFIGQEAMHAQAHTGVQEYFAANQVDVTPFTNQISWLFAKLLGDRPGWSERRQRSWLLERVALVSAIEHYTAILGEWILDTPELDAIGTDPVMLDMLRWHGAEEVEHKAVAFDLMKHLRAGYLRQVRTQLIVTPMIFQVWVRGVRFMYSIDPQVPPGTKARWRDYYKAARRGLMPGPMRFVRVIAAYYLPRFHPSQLGGVEKAVDYLAISPAARASH
- a CDS encoding SDR family oxidoreductase, which codes for MTTASTSHSHVPTHSTVTASDGVTLAVHAYTDIDPQRPTVLAVHGWPDNHHLWDGVAEQLGGRYNVVAYDVRGAGESSRPAKKSDYRFAQLVSDLGAVIDSLGVGRVHLLAHDWGSIQSWAAVTDDTVMSKIASFTSISGPHLRYAGKFLRSARGPRGLVDVTRQLFGSGYIWFFLTPGLPELLIRARVGVKMVEAFGRIGNSSTQSRGGDPVRSRGDYVNGLNLYRANMPGPFLASGTRLPHTDVPVQVLVPRKDMFVTPALQRYTGSIPLGSRVVAIEGGHWVVTARPDVIARLAGEWIDRHVDGAALTTAGAVHTGRRDVRGKLALITGAGAGIGRATALELARQGADTVVIVDRDLAAAQETAAAVREVGADAAAYQADVSDATAINALAAQVNNDHGVVDILVNNAGIGMAGRFLETTPAHWDNILDVNLHGVLNGSRAFARQMVDRGQGGTIINVSSAAAFLPSKSMIAYGTTKAAVLAFSESLRADLADDGITVTAVCPGFVNTNIAKNTVYAGMTAEQQDTARHKADVVYRRRNYTPEATAKAIVKAVKSGTPVVPIAAESRVGYALRRISPALIRLLARYDIRP
- a CDS encoding PDR/VanB family oxidoreductase produces the protein MSQSIWSTRPADIYGRRKHDRLYTAVWGLVAVLNSFSLTSRWKPSRVVAVARTHTAVITKRERLGPDVVALTFADPAGGLLPSWTPGSHIDVQLPSGRRRQYSLCGPPGRRIDYRIAVRRIADGGGGSIEMHDAYSVGDPLVFEGPRNAFYLGGDERDVLFVIGGIGVTPILSMMRAAQARGMNWRAIYAGRSRDYMPLLDEVLAVDADRVAVWADDERGRIATADDLLTEAGPTTAVYVCGPTGMLEAVRTARAEQVNAPLHYERFSPPPVVDGVPFELELARSGRILDIPANRSALDVMLDHNPTAAHSCRQGFCGTCRVAVLGGHVDHRGRTAEGDGDMLVCVSRANGGRVVIDA
- a CDS encoding HNH endonuclease signature motif containing protein, with the translated sequence MHSISLALDALDAAVAGVVDLDFGGDDPVARLRALERLETARRRLAVPGHDVIAGLAHADPAEVGGPVHQAIADWLRISCADVRRRLRDAQQLTPRVTITGEVLPPELPATAEVWREGLLDPQHLKVIQTFVRDLPSDIPVATVEQAERFLAEQATALRPDQLEKVAHRCAAQVNPDGKFSDVDRARQRGFTWSPQRSDGMSIGKLVASPELRANLDAWMARFAAPGAETISATDEPDLRTHAQRQHDALNALVRGQLGDPKLGAHNGLPVTVVVTTTLRELTAGAGQAVTASGTLLPMRDLIRMASSAYHYLAVFDDHQERPLYLGRARRIASADQRLVLYAKDRGCTAPGCDVPAYWAEVHHGDEWARGGRTDIDRLTLACKPHHRLVDKGWRTVTLGDGRTQWIPPPRLDHGQKRVNDYHHPERVVRC
- a CDS encoding Lrp/AsnC family transcriptional regulator; the protein is MYEESAVSPGRGMSLPKDLRPPQLDQVDRRILSLLHADARMTNSALAEELDIAASTCHGRVRRLLEMGVIRGFYADIDPAAVGLPLQAMISVSLQSHARGQIRDFIQQIRLRPQVMDVYFLAGTEDFILHVAARDTEDLRSFVVENLNADADVAGTQTSLIFEHLRGAAPV